The Bacteroidota bacterium genome includes a region encoding these proteins:
- a CDS encoding choice-of-anchor L domain-containing protein: MTSLVGEGVTVSDITMDCPTGAFGFFECVDCNVGIGSGILLTSGYASLASGPNNTGSAAGDNGASGDPDLDMIAGVLGTNDACALEFDLTVTSDTIRFNYSFGSEEYMEWVGSFNDVFAFYISGPGIVGSENMALIPGTGTAVSINNVNLFSFPEFYVDNGDGYESPYSDDDYYIQYDGFTTLLEAKRNVIPCETYHLKMVIADDLDWSYDSGVFIEAGSLSSPGVTLTYETEINAYPDVIEGCNEGLLTFALSFAPIDTFIVNLEVAGTATISVDYEEFETELVFLPGDTLIEIPIIALEDGIDEGMETIIISVDLGCIAGVGDSLVINVWDALPLTVSNDTMICPDETAFLSVSGAETYSWTPVGTLSDPTADFTEAYPTEPTTYTVEGTLASCVNTAEVFVDIQSPSADAGIDTTIFYGETANLDASGGVEYSWSPTTGLSDPNSENPFATPLTTTTYTVTVTTAIGCEFTDEVTVTVSTDAMVGVPNAFSPNEDGINDGFTIIVRGQLATYHLLIYNRWGEAIYETNDFTKSWNGKIEDDGQPMGAYIYVLNYTDLNGESFMQQGNFTLVR; this comes from the coding sequence GTGACCTCGCTTGTTGGCGAAGGTGTTACTGTTTCAGATATAACCATGGATTGCCCAACCGGCGCTTTTGGTTTTTTCGAATGTGTTGATTGTAATGTGGGAATTGGAAGTGGAATTTTGCTAACGAGTGGTTATGCTTCACTTGCCAGTGGACCTAACAATACCGGCTCTGCTGCCGGTGATAATGGTGCATCTGGTGATCCTGATCTTGATATGATTGCAGGAGTTCTGGGCACCAATGATGCCTGCGCATTAGAATTTGATCTTACCGTAACTTCCGATACAATTCGATTTAATTATTCATTTGGTTCCGAAGAGTATATGGAATGGGTGGGCTCCTTTAACGATGTATTTGCTTTTTATATCAGCGGTCCGGGAATTGTTGGATCTGAAAATATGGCCCTTATTCCCGGAACAGGAACAGCTGTATCTATCAATAATGTAAATCTATTTTCCTTTCCGGAATTTTATGTTGATAATGGAGATGGCTATGAATCTCCATACAGCGATGATGATTATTACATACAGTACGATGGATTTACAACTTTATTAGAGGCAAAAAGAAATGTTATTCCGTGTGAAACATATCATTTGAAAATGGTTATTGCCGATGATCTCGACTGGTCTTATGATTCCGGCGTTTTTATCGAAGCGGGTTCTTTATCAAGCCCTGGCGTTACGCTAACCTATGAAACTGAGATCAATGCATATCCTGATGTTATCGAAGGCTGTAATGAAGGTTTACTCACATTTGCTTTATCCTTTGCACCAATTGATACCTTCATCGTAAATCTTGAAGTAGCAGGTACTGCAACCATATCAGTGGATTACGAGGAATTTGAAACAGAACTGGTTTTTTTACCGGGAGATACACTTATCGAAATTCCAATCATTGCTTTGGAAGATGGAATTGATGAAGGAATGGAAACTATCATTATTTCTGTTGATCTTGGATGTATTGCAGGAGTAGGTGATAGTCTGGTAATAAATGTTTGGGATGCACTTCCACTTACGGTCTCCAACGATACTATGATCTGTCCTGATGAAACTGCATTTTTATCAGTCAGTGGAGCTGAAACTTATTCATGGACACCGGTTGGGACACTCAGTGATCCAACCGCAGACTTTACGGAGGCTTACCCCACGGAACCTACCACCTATACCGTGGAGGGAACCTTAGCATCCTGTGTGAATACCGCTGAAGTTTTTGTTGATATACAATCACCTTCGGCCGATGCCGGTATCGATACCACAATATTTTATGGAGAAACTGCAAATTTGGATGCAAGCGGTGGAGTGGAATACTCCTGGTCGCCAACTACAGGTTTGAGTGATCCCAATAGTGAAAATCCTTTCGCAACTCCCTTAACAACAACAACCTATACAGTTACCGTTACAACGGCTATTGGATGTGAATTTACTGATGAAGTAACCGTTACCGTAAGCACAGATGCTATGGTTGGAGTGCCGAACGCCTTTTCACCAAATGAAGATGGAATAAATGATGGATTCACTATAATAGTTAGGGGACAACTTGCAACATATCATTTGTTAATTTATAACCGATGGGGTGAAGCAATTTATGAAACCAATGATTTTACAAAATCATGGAATGGAAAAATTGAAGATGATGGTCAACCTATGGGTGCTTATATTTATGTTTTAAATTATACTGACCTCAACGGTGAAAGTTTTATGCAACAAGGAAACTTTACACTGGTGAGATAA
- a CDS encoding prolipoprotein diacylglyceryl transferase, giving the protein MVLLRSYATIAELFNAIFNTHWKFPVFSFGFFVGMAFLAAGYVLYTELKRKEKQGLLLPIKEKRTVGAPASVTELIFNGIVGYIIGFKIGGMVTSWDAFNDNPPQFIFSLEGNIIFGLLGAAGLVYLKYREKKSQQLAKPEEKTFDIYPHERLGDIVMIAAIFGILGAKIFSNFEEPDGWKDFFKDPLGNFFSGLTIYGGLILGAFAVIMFARKKKISVLHLGDAVAPALILAYAVGRLGCQVAGDGDWGILNSAYISQPDGSVTLAAPGEFEKVLQANANYYEFEFGSLEAVPHKEYNPGWLPRSMVAQNYAHNVNGEGTYIEGCTNDWCGQLPVAVFPTPIYEIIMSMIIFAFLWFLRKKLQIPGMLLAIYVICAGVERYFIERIRVNNMLEFMGIHATQATFISIIFVTFGLGMMFVLWRMSKRTPKL; this is encoded by the coding sequence ATGGTTTTACTACGATCTTACGCAACAATTGCAGAATTATTTAACGCTATTTTTAATACTCATTGGAAATTTCCGGTTTTTTCCTTTGGATTTTTTGTTGGGATGGCCTTTTTGGCCGCAGGATATGTTTTATATACCGAATTAAAAAGAAAAGAAAAACAAGGATTGTTATTACCCATAAAAGAAAAAAGAACAGTTGGAGCTCCTGCCTCTGTAACGGAATTAATTTTTAACGGAATAGTTGGTTATATCATCGGCTTTAAAATTGGTGGTATGGTAACTTCCTGGGATGCATTTAATGATAATCCCCCGCAATTTATATTTTCACTTGAAGGGAATATCATTTTCGGATTGCTGGGTGCAGCAGGATTAGTTTATTTAAAATACCGTGAAAAGAAAAGTCAGCAATTAGCAAAACCGGAAGAAAAAACCTTTGATATTTATCCACACGAAAGACTTGGTGATATTGTAATGATCGCCGCCATATTTGGAATTTTAGGCGCGAAAATATTTTCCAATTTTGAAGAACCTGACGGATGGAAAGATTTTTTTAAAGATCCTCTTGGTAATTTTTTCAGCGGACTAACCATTTACGGCGGATTGATATTAGGTGCATTTGCTGTGATCATGTTTGCACGCAAAAAAAAGATCAGTGTGTTGCATTTAGGTGATGCTGTGGCACCGGCATTAATTTTAGCTTATGCAGTTGGAAGATTGGGTTGTCAGGTTGCAGGTGATGGAGACTGGGGGATTTTAAACAGCGCATATATTTCACAACCCGATGGTTCGGTTACGTTAGCAGCCCCTGGAGAATTTGAAAAAGTATTGCAGGCAAATGCAAATTATTACGAATTTGAATTTGGATCACTGGAAGCAGTTCCGCATAAAGAATATAACCCCGGTTGGTTGCCGCGCTCAATGGTAGCGCAAAATTATGCGCATAATGTAAACGGGGAAGGAACTTATATTGAGGGCTGTACCAATGATTGGTGCGGACAATTGCCGGTAGCGGTATTCCCTACTCCCATCTATGAAATTATTATGTCGATGATAATTTTCGCCTTTTTATGGTTCCTCCGTAAAAAACTTCAAATTCCGGGAATGTTACTGGCCATTTATGTTATATGCGCCGGAGTGGAAAGATATTTTATTGAAAGGATACGTGTTAACAATATGCTTGAATTTATGGGTATCCACGCAACACAAGCTACCTTTATTTCAATAATTTTTGTTACTTTCGGCTTGGGAATGATGTTCGTGCTATGGCGAATGTCGAAACGCACACCTAAATTGTAA
- the mtaB gene encoding tRNA (N(6)-L-threonylcarbamoyladenosine(37)-C(2))-methylthiotransferase MtaB, translated as MQKGSVAFYTLGCKLNYSETSTLGRMVAEEGYTIKPFHQPADIYVINTCSVTDNADKKCKKVVKQALKNSPGAYIIIVGCYAQLKPEEISSIQGVDLVLGAAEKFNLTHYITSISEEERHTKKNKFVAGNIADVNIFRSAYSIGERTRTFLKVQDGCDYSCSFCTIPLARGNSRSNTIINVLENVKQIELQGVSEIVLTGVNIGDFGKNNGTEKVETFYELINNLEQTQNIKRFRISSIEPNLLTNEIISFVSTSQKFVPHFHIPLQSGSNKILKLMRRRYLRELYLERINYIKNLMPHCCIGVDVITGFPGESTDDFLETYYFLNELDISYLHVFTYSERADTLAVTMENSVPQKIREERTQQLRNLSEKKKRYFYEQFVGTQRPVLFEEETDGEFMYGFTDNYIKVKTQYDPLLVNEVVNVKLLGVNATGDMQAEEILEKISILA; from the coding sequence ATGCAAAAGGGATCTGTTGCCTTTTATACGTTGGGTTGTAAGCTGAACTATTCAGAAACCTCTACTTTGGGGAGAATGGTGGCAGAGGAAGGTTATACTATTAAACCCTTTCATCAGCCTGCGGATATTTATGTAATTAACACCTGTTCCGTAACGGATAATGCCGATAAAAAATGTAAAAAAGTTGTTAAACAAGCCCTTAAAAACTCTCCCGGTGCTTATATCATTATTGTGGGATGTTATGCCCAGTTAAAACCGGAGGAAATATCATCGATACAGGGAGTTGATCTGGTGCTGGGTGCAGCAGAAAAATTTAACCTCACACATTATATTACTTCCATTTCTGAAGAGGAAAGGCATACAAAAAAGAATAAATTTGTTGCCGGAAATATCGCTGATGTTAATATTTTTCGGTCTGCATATTCCATTGGTGAACGCACAAGAACATTTTTAAAAGTGCAGGATGGTTGCGACTATTCCTGTTCGTTTTGTACCATTCCACTCGCAAGAGGAAACAGCAGAAGTAATACAATAATAAATGTATTGGAAAATGTAAAACAAATTGAATTGCAAGGTGTTTCAGAAATTGTTTTAACGGGAGTGAATATCGGTGATTTTGGGAAAAATAACGGAACGGAAAAAGTGGAAACCTTTTATGAACTTATTAATAATTTAGAACAAACGCAAAATATTAAAAGGTTTAGAATATCCTCTATTGAACCCAATTTGCTCACAAATGAAATAATATCATTTGTTTCCACATCACAAAAATTTGTGCCGCATTTTCATATTCCATTACAAAGTGGCAGTAATAAAATATTAAAATTAATGCGTCGTCGGTATTTGCGGGAATTGTATTTGGAAAGAATAAATTATATAAAAAATTTAATGCCGCATTGTTGTATTGGGGTTGATGTTATTACAGGTTTCCCCGGCGAAAGTACAGACGATTTTTTAGAGACATATTATTTTTTAAACGAATTGGATATTTCTTATTTGCATGTATTTACTTATAGTGAAAGAGCAGATACTTTAGCTGTAACAATGGAGAATTCGGTACCGCAGAAAATTAGAGAAGAGCGCACTCAACAGCTGCGTAATTTATCAGAAAAAAAGAAAAGGTACTTTTATGAACAATTCGTTGGAACCCAACGCCCGGTGCTTTTTGAGGAGGAAACTGACGGAGAGTTCATGTATGGTTTTACCGATAATTATATCAAAGTAAAAACCCAATACGACCCATTGTTGGTAAATGAAGTGGTAAATGTAAAATTATTGGGAGTGAATGCTACCGGAGATATGCAAGCAGAAGAAATATTGGAAAAAATAAGTATTTTAGCATAA
- a CDS encoding T9SS type A sorting domain-containing protein, with the protein MKKILPALVLFVCLCQTSFSQITIAEARVLPGGSVVTVKGLVLNGSELGDIRYIQDNTGNIAAYAPTILDVVLRGDSIQVTGPLFNYNGLLEISTATSVTVLNSGNPLPSPTDVTCISGYVEGYEAKLVRVNAALFADAGTFSTAGSGTNYDISDAAGTAEIRVVTTTNIDGTPIPVEEVSITGIMSQFAPGGTGGYQLLPRDLSDISTGGNPPVISSTLTQTAITTSSFTVNFNTVNDGNTIIYYGLTTALGSVTSDAALTTAHALDLTGLTAGTIYYVKAASVSVTNDTSYSAIAAMATASNSTGQIKVWFNNTVDNSVSTGTNAVFVNGSMDDTIINILDHALYSVDICIYNIDNINNIITAINDAYARGVDVRVICDSGVDDFNYNAIVIGPGKKKKSPPDGSTNADGAFFGIMHNKFINIDAVSTDPDEPWVITGSMNYTDDQIKVDKQNIIAIQDQSLSKAYKAEFDEMFAGNFGPDKTNNTPHEFMIGGKRVELYFSPSDEPETRLIEKINTADFDLHFAVFSFTRFSISYAIEDAVYERGVFASGIWDQTDASDSTAVNVLEDALGDRFFNYSGSNLLHHKYLLVDANCPQSDPLVWTGSHNWSSSANSRNDENSLVIHDSTTVNIYYQEYMQRYKDEGATEFVVDRCDFVDVTGNEIVSSIHLYPNPASQFVTVQIPELSGKGVIFIYDFTGKLILTQDAKGQFETINIGELRSGMYLVVVRKGNNNWTTNFIKTY; encoded by the coding sequence ATGAAAAAAATTCTACCTGCACTTGTTTTGTTTGTTTGCCTATGTCAAACATCATTTTCCCAGATCACTATAGCCGAAGCCAGAGTTTTACCCGGAGGAAGCGTGGTAACTGTTAAAGGCCTTGTTTTAAACGGTTCCGAGCTGGGGGATATCAGATATATTCAGGACAATACCGGAAATATTGCTGCCTATGCTCCCACTATTTTGGATGTTGTTTTGCGTGGAGATTCTATTCAGGTTACCGGACCTTTATTCAACTACAATGGGCTTTTAGAAATATCTACAGCAACATCTGTAACAGTATTAAATTCGGGTAATCCTTTGCCATCCCCAACTGATGTTACCTGTATTTCGGGATATGTAGAAGGATATGAGGCTAAACTTGTTCGTGTAAATGCAGCGTTGTTTGCAGATGCCGGCACATTTTCAACAGCTGGATCAGGTACTAATTACGACATTTCCGATGCGGCGGGAACTGCAGAAATTCGGGTTGTAACCACAACAAATATCGACGGAACTCCAATTCCGGTGGAGGAAGTGAGTATTACCGGTATCATGAGTCAGTTTGCTCCCGGAGGAACCGGAGGTTATCAACTGTTGCCGCGCGATCTTTCAGATATTTCAACCGGAGGAAATCCACCGGTTATTTCCAGTACGCTAACACAAACAGCTATTACCACGAGCTCATTTACTGTAAATTTTAATACAGTGAACGATGGAAATACAATTATTTATTACGGCTTAACAACAGCATTAGGATCAGTTACAAGTGATGCAGCGCTTACTACCGCTCATGCATTAGATCTTACGGGTTTAACTGCAGGCACTATTTATTACGTAAAGGCAGCCAGTGTTAGTGTTACTAACGATACTTCTTATTCTGCCATTGCTGCAATGGCAACTGCATCAAATTCCACGGGACAAATTAAAGTTTGGTTCAATAACACCGTCGACAATAGTGTATCTACAGGAACAAATGCAGTTTTTGTAAACGGAAGTATGGACGATACTATTATTAATATTCTAGATCATGCATTGTATTCTGTTGATATTTGTATTTACAATATCGACAATATCAATAATATAATAACTGCAATTAATGACGCATATGCAAGAGGTGTTGATGTACGTGTAATATGCGATAGTGGTGTGGATGATTTTAATTACAATGCGATAGTGATTGGACCTGGTAAAAAGAAAAAATCGCCGCCTGATGGCTCTACGAATGCCGATGGTGCATTTTTTGGTATCATGCACAATAAATTTATTAATATAGATGCAGTTTCCACCGATCCGGATGAACCTTGGGTTATTACAGGTTCTATGAATTATACGGATGATCAGATAAAAGTTGACAAACAAAATATTATTGCAATTCAGGATCAGAGTTTATCAAAGGCTTATAAAGCAGAATTTGATGAAATGTTTGCAGGAAATTTCGGACCAGATAAAACTAATAATACTCCGCATGAATTTATGATTGGAGGTAAAAGAGTGGAATTGTATTTTTCTCCGAGTGATGAACCGGAAACCAGGTTGATAGAAAAAATAAATACAGCTGATTTTGATTTGCATTTCGCAGTATTTTCGTTCACGCGTTTCAGTATCAGTTATGCAATTGAAGACGCAGTTTACGAACGCGGTGTTTTTGCTTCCGGAATCTGGGATCAAACGGATGCCAGTGATTCCACCGCAGTAAATGTTCTTGAGGATGCACTTGGGGATCGGTTTTTTAACTATTCAGGTTCTAATTTGTTACACCACAAATATTTGTTAGTGGATGCCAATTGTCCTCAATCAGATCCATTGGTATGGACAGGTTCACACAACTGGAGTTCCAGTGCAAATTCCCGCAATGATGAGAATTCGTTGGTTATCCACGATTCCACCACTGTTAATATATATTATCAGGAATATATGCAGCGTTATAAGGATGAGGGTGCAACGGAGTTTGTTGTGGATAGATGTGATTTTGTAGATGTAACAGGGAATGAAATTGTTTCTTCCATTCATTTATACCCGAACCCTGCGTCACAATTTGTTACAGTTCAAATTCCGGAATTATCGGGAAAAGGTGTTATCTTTATTTACGATTTTACCGGTAAACTAATTTTAACCCAGGATGC